Proteins co-encoded in one Bremerella sp. TYQ1 genomic window:
- a CDS encoding DUF1559 domain-containing protein, whose protein sequence is MINRRHGFTLVELLVVIAIIGILAGLLLPAVNMAREAARRADCMNNMKQLGIAVQTKMNSHPRNEMPPHRSWSKAVANTSGAKGSYQAYEIVGWVVPLLSEIDRQDLAESYIAGDPSNSIVAYDPVVLDGIIIQTLVCPSDPLDPAETNPVSYYPNGGFSNNLADTSDPLDLPENGAWSDYSNLWGQDEVKITSSKFKDGMSNTLLLSERVRIPAFGTAGAGVKWNEEISEDDAALLWNDAFATAGGPISLGELSTPLGGNFLPSSYHGDTVLTSFVDGSVKVVQTDMDSNVYGRILTSDGRDSRLKGGASPYFGNGNTTSGNWQQKSLSEDDLP, encoded by the coding sequence ATGATCAACCGCCGACACGGCTTCACACTGGTGGAATTGCTAGTCGTGATCGCCATTATTGGAATTTTGGCAGGGCTTCTGCTCCCAGCGGTCAATATGGCGCGAGAAGCAGCCCGACGCGCGGACTGCATGAACAACATGAAGCAGCTCGGCATAGCTGTGCAGACGAAGATGAATTCGCATCCCCGTAACGAAATGCCTCCGCATCGTTCGTGGTCGAAAGCCGTTGCGAATACGTCGGGTGCTAAAGGCAGCTACCAAGCGTACGAAATCGTCGGTTGGGTGGTTCCGTTGCTGAGCGAAATCGATCGCCAAGACTTGGCGGAATCGTACATTGCTGGTGATCCATCGAATTCGATCGTTGCTTACGATCCAGTCGTCCTCGATGGCATTATCATTCAGACGTTGGTTTGTCCTAGCGATCCTCTCGATCCCGCCGAAACGAATCCAGTCAGCTACTATCCCAATGGCGGTTTCTCGAACAACCTGGCCGACACTTCCGATCCTCTCGATCTTCCTGAAAACGGTGCCTGGAGTGACTACAGCAACCTGTGGGGGCAAGACGAAGTCAAAATCACTAGCTCGAAGTTCAAAGATGGTATGTCGAACACGCTGTTGCTGAGCGAACGAGTTCGTATTCCTGCGTTTGGTACTGCTGGTGCCGGTGTGAAGTGGAATGAAGAAATCAGCGAAGATGACGCAGCACTTCTTTGGAATGATGCATTTGCCACCGCTGGTGGTCCTATTTCGCTGGGCGAACTCAGCACGCCGCTGGGGGGCAACTTTCTGCCATCCAGCTATCACGGCGACACCGTGTTGACTTCGTTTGTGGATGGCTCCGTCAAAGTCGTTCAGACCGACATGGATTCCAATGTCTACGGACGCATTCTGACCAGTGACGGGCGCGATTCTCGTCTCAAAGGTGGTGCTTCGCCATACTTTGGCAATGGGAACACGACGTCCGGCAATTGGCAGCAGAAGTCGCTCAGCGAAGATGATCTGCCGTAA
- a CDS encoding DUF423 domain-containing protein: MSKFVLFLGVLFALTAVVAGAMEHMVRDMIVEATSSGEPAEGELSDPAPNAEAAKRLSQYETGVKYHMYHGLAMIGLGLTMAVSARGQVIGLIAALAMVVGVKLFSGTLYLISALGMTQFTMIVPIGGSIMILGWILFLITVLLFEPLVDKEDLE, translated from the coding sequence ATGTCCAAATTTGTCTTGTTTCTAGGCGTTCTGTTTGCCCTTACCGCGGTCGTGGCGGGAGCGATGGAGCATATGGTTCGTGACATGATCGTGGAAGCAACGTCCAGTGGCGAGCCTGCCGAAGGAGAGCTTTCCGATCCGGCCCCCAACGCGGAAGCGGCTAAGCGGCTTTCGCAGTACGAGACCGGGGTGAAGTACCACATGTACCACGGACTCGCGATGATCGGGCTGGGGCTCACCATGGCCGTTTCCGCCAGAGGTCAAGTCATCGGCTTAATCGCCGCATTGGCCATGGTCGTCGGTGTGAAGCTTTTCAGTGGAACGCTCTATTTGATCTCCGCCCTCGGCATGACTCAATTCACGATGATCGTCCCTATCGGCGGTTCGATCATGATTTTGGGATGGATCCTGTTTCTGATAACCGTTCTATTGTTCGAACCATTGGTCGACAAAGAAGATTTGGAATAA
- a CDS encoding cysteine desulfurase family protein, translating to MKSIFLDYNATTPIAPSVQEAMLPFMAEYFASPDAMYARSRAIDEALEDARGQVAHLLGVTSDEIVFCATGTESCNLAIQGAVSEYLAQRERCHIIVSAIEHAAVMQTVTHCVRLGCDATTVPVDENGQVMLDAFAAAIRPDTKLVSIMLANDETGVLQPVQELAEICKDKGILFHTDACQAAGKIHISPQQLGVDLLSISAHKFYGPKGAAALYVKNGTSIQPLIHGSGAEHSLRGGAENVMAWVGMGKAANLVGRSIDAAAEKLTLLTRQFSRRLMEAIPEPIVIHGSRAERLPNTLCVNFPFVSGQKLLQRVPEICAFTSCGDSVGGGNASVVLAAMGASDKEKEGTIRLSLGWYTSEEEVDQAADLLIHAWESLRQ from the coding sequence ATGAAGTCTATCTTCCTCGATTACAACGCGACGACTCCGATCGCTCCGAGCGTTCAGGAAGCGATGTTACCCTTTATGGCAGAGTACTTTGCGTCGCCTGATGCCATGTATGCGCGAAGTCGGGCTATTGATGAGGCCTTGGAAGATGCTCGCGGTCAGGTGGCTCACCTGCTTGGCGTAACCTCTGATGAGATCGTGTTTTGCGCCACGGGTACAGAAAGCTGCAACTTGGCTATTCAAGGGGCAGTCAGTGAATATCTGGCTCAAAGAGAGCGTTGCCACATCATTGTTTCGGCCATTGAACATGCTGCGGTCATGCAAACCGTAACTCATTGCGTACGACTGGGTTGCGATGCGACGACTGTTCCCGTTGACGAGAACGGGCAAGTGATGCTCGACGCGTTTGCGGCTGCCATTCGTCCAGATACGAAACTAGTCTCAATCATGCTTGCCAACGATGAGACAGGCGTGCTGCAGCCGGTCCAGGAATTGGCCGAAATATGCAAGGATAAAGGGATCCTATTTCATACGGATGCTTGCCAGGCCGCCGGAAAGATTCACATTAGCCCTCAGCAGCTGGGGGTCGATTTGCTAAGCATATCGGCGCATAAATTCTATGGGCCGAAAGGGGCAGCAGCTCTTTATGTAAAGAACGGCACCTCAATCCAGCCTTTGATTCACGGTAGTGGTGCGGAACATTCCTTGCGAGGTGGTGCTGAAAATGTCATGGCTTGGGTCGGCATGGGCAAAGCTGCGAACCTGGTCGGACGAAGCATTGATGCTGCGGCGGAGAAACTAACACTACTTACGCGGCAGTTTTCGCGAAGATTAATGGAGGCGATTCCGGAACCGATTGTCATTCATGGTTCACGTGCCGAGCGACTTCCTAACACTCTTTGCGTTAACTTCCCCTTTGTTTCCGGACAAAAGCTGCTTCAGCGCGTTCCAGAGATATGTGCCTTTACTTCGTGCGGCGATAGTGTCGGTGGTGGAAACGCTTCCGTTGTGCTCGCGGCGATGGGGGCTTCCGACAAGGAAAAGGAAGGAACCATTCGGCTAAGCTTGGGCTGGTACACTTCTGAAGAAGAAGTCGATCAGGCCGCCGACTTGTTGATTCATGCATGGGAATCATTGCGGCAATAA
- the tadA gene encoding tRNA adenosine(34) deaminase TadA has protein sequence MFMQMALQQAEQAARIEEVPVGAVIVREGSIIAAAHNQREMLRDPTAHAEMIAITQAAEAVGGWRLEDCILYVTLEPCPMCAGAILQARIPVVVYGANDPKAGAVQSLYQMLGDSRLNHRCEVVGGILQDRCGQILTEFFRKRRAEGKK, from the coding sequence ATGTTCATGCAGATGGCCCTGCAGCAAGCGGAACAGGCCGCACGAATTGAGGAGGTGCCTGTCGGCGCGGTGATTGTGCGCGAGGGTAGTATCATCGCGGCCGCTCACAACCAACGTGAGATGCTACGCGATCCCACTGCTCATGCGGAAATGATTGCGATCACTCAAGCTGCCGAAGCGGTTGGCGGATGGCGACTGGAAGACTGCATCTTATACGTCACGCTCGAGCCATGTCCGATGTGTGCGGGAGCAATCCTTCAGGCCAGAATTCCGGTCGTCGTTTATGGTGCCAACGATCCCAAGGCCGGAGCCGTTCAGTCGTTGTATCAAATGCTAGGAGATTCTCGCCTGAATCATCGCTGCGAGGTGGTGGGCGGAATCTTGCAGGATCGCTGCGGCCAGATACTGACAGAGTTCTTCCGGAAACGCCGGGCCGAAGGAAAAAAGTAG
- a CDS encoding general secretion pathway protein GspD: MNLATRVLTAGLIAVLCFSTGKGVVANPLTEIELVTTMTATGQQQGSLYDQQKQEEVLRNARAAMRAGDYQRAGSLIEQAKSFNAPGDPAFSKFRDTPEKAAQDLADLQGAKSNPDYVGQKLLGQSPDMQQQMAAEALARGKAALESGQTMSALNYYQQAAKAGPNFQSAGYSVMAFRRDLEQAGVQGAMLGGDVAAAPQATTPTRLPSVSETPEPSTTANPYMAASGAQGNAETARRMLLQARLELARGNVALSEKLVRQVNGLGLVYPAHQDSPENVDYLIRKVNQVSASPVGPQSAYQFGEVLLQQAEGLMLYGQYDLAEQMTRQVQSMNLDFQRARVTPDRLMTEITRRRSGQSGGQQASPQVPDNIAGNARAKEQAILVQAKAALDRGDIGTAEAFTKQASTLGNGSYQQGDLRPDLLMLEIQRAKASSPVRHASGTQSQGGAGFPVAQGLYNPQNDDTRNMPASAQQGATGQAGMRYLQEGEQALAAGDKMKARKLFEEAWKYENQLEPGARQRLQDFLQYQTNPVTSGVAQTSNPSPLAEIDARQQVLLRQMIAEVTRGQSQADAMREVDPKGALDKLKTVRKTVDESAIDAVGKKQLLSRVDRSIESLETYIDMNKSQIELDERNAALKKEIKDERDYKLEVDNKLAEMVEQFNELMDQQRWQEAEVLARQAREMDPENPVVQTLIWKSKFARRTYQNLALQDQKEEAVWATLQDVENSAIPFNDSNPIRFGDAKEWADMTERRRRWLAENSQISEDEVEIRKALKTKVDVKFNKQSLQSVMETLGSMVGINVMLDPRGLQAEGVTYDTEITINMQQAVRLDSALNHILQPLRLSYVIRDEALVITSESFRSRNVYQKVYNVADLVLPIPNFVPSYNMGLPGAIKAAYESQGLAGSPAGTMGGTNPMSLFAQGEDLSSSSALAQVPNGFIPGLSGGGPPVSGQAQGNMGFGPGGGVGGAGGFGGGVQPDFDSLIELITTTVEPESWEELGGPGSVAPFATNLSLVVSQTQEVHDRLADLLAQLRRLQDLQVTIEVRFITLTDNFFERIGVDFDFELNDNSDGPSPTGSPSVTVGLNEYDPVNGPVFTEDLDLQFTQQMFANTVPAVGGLIQPAGAQFGFAMLSDIEAYFVMQAAQGDLRSNVMQAPKVTLFNGQTAFVSDTTQTPFVTSVVPVVGDFAAAQQPVIVVLNEGTSLSVQAVVSPDRRFVRLTLVPFFSRIGNVEEFTFEGTTSSRTDSTVTDPDAPDGGSTEDEEEETTSGTTIQLPQFSFVTVSTTVSVPDGGTVLLGGIKRLSEERRERGIPVFSKLPYINRLFRNVGIGRETQSLMMMVTPRIIIQEEEEAKLGFTN, encoded by the coding sequence TTGAATTTGGCCACGCGTGTGCTTACAGCCGGTCTCATTGCCGTGCTGTGCTTCAGCACTGGAAAAGGGGTCGTCGCTAACCCGTTGACCGAGATTGAGCTCGTCACGACCATGACGGCGACCGGTCAACAGCAGGGTTCGCTGTACGATCAGCAAAAGCAGGAAGAGGTGCTTCGGAACGCTCGCGCCGCGATGCGTGCTGGAGACTACCAACGTGCTGGCTCGCTGATCGAGCAAGCCAAGTCATTCAATGCTCCTGGCGATCCCGCCTTCAGCAAGTTCCGCGACACGCCTGAAAAGGCTGCCCAGGATCTTGCCGATCTGCAGGGTGCCAAAAGCAATCCCGACTACGTCGGCCAGAAGTTGCTCGGTCAGTCACCTGACATGCAGCAGCAAATGGCTGCTGAAGCTCTGGCTCGGGGCAAAGCAGCCCTGGAAAGCGGCCAGACGATGTCGGCGTTGAACTACTATCAACAAGCCGCCAAAGCCGGTCCTAACTTTCAGTCGGCCGGTTACTCGGTGATGGCTTTCCGCCGCGATCTGGAACAAGCGGGCGTTCAAGGGGCAATGCTCGGTGGCGATGTCGCTGCCGCACCGCAGGCCACCACGCCAACTCGCTTGCCAAGCGTGAGCGAAACGCCGGAACCATCGACGACGGCAAATCCTTACATGGCTGCCAGCGGCGCCCAAGGCAACGCCGAAACGGCTCGCCGAATGCTGCTTCAGGCTCGCCTCGAACTGGCTCGCGGGAATGTGGCACTCTCCGAGAAGCTCGTTCGCCAGGTGAATGGCTTGGGTCTGGTTTATCCGGCTCACCAAGATTCGCCTGAGAATGTTGACTACTTGATCCGCAAAGTCAATCAGGTTTCCGCTTCGCCGGTTGGTCCTCAGTCGGCCTATCAGTTTGGTGAAGTTCTGCTGCAACAAGCCGAAGGCCTGATGCTTTACGGCCAATACGATCTGGCCGAGCAAATGACTCGCCAGGTGCAGTCGATGAACCTCGACTTCCAGCGTGCACGCGTGACGCCTGACCGATTGATGACGGAGATCACTCGTCGTCGTAGCGGTCAGTCGGGCGGTCAGCAGGCCTCGCCGCAGGTTCCTGACAACATTGCAGGAAACGCCCGTGCGAAAGAACAAGCCATCCTCGTGCAAGCGAAAGCAGCTTTGGATCGTGGCGACATCGGCACTGCCGAAGCGTTCACCAAGCAAGCCAGCACGCTCGGCAACGGAAGCTACCAACAAGGCGACCTTCGCCCTGACCTGTTGATGCTGGAAATTCAACGAGCCAAGGCTTCCAGCCCAGTTCGTCATGCCAGCGGAACGCAGAGCCAAGGTGGTGCTGGATTCCCAGTCGCTCAAGGTCTCTACAATCCTCAGAACGACGATACCCGCAACATGCCAGCTTCGGCTCAGCAGGGTGCGACCGGTCAAGCCGGCATGCGTTACTTGCAGGAAGGCGAACAAGCCTTGGCTGCTGGTGACAAAATGAAGGCTCGCAAGTTGTTCGAGGAAGCTTGGAAGTACGAAAACCAACTCGAACCAGGTGCTCGCCAGCGTCTGCAAGACTTCCTGCAGTACCAAACCAATCCTGTGACCAGCGGTGTCGCTCAAACGAGCAATCCTTCGCCACTGGCGGAAATCGACGCTCGTCAGCAGGTCCTTCTGCGTCAGATGATCGCGGAAGTGACTCGCGGACAGTCGCAAGCCGATGCCATGCGAGAAGTCGATCCGAAGGGTGCTTTGGACAAGCTGAAGACCGTTCGCAAGACGGTTGACGAGTCGGCCATCGACGCCGTCGGTAAGAAGCAGCTTCTCTCCCGCGTCGATCGTAGCATCGAATCGCTGGAAACCTACATCGACATGAACAAGTCGCAGATCGAACTCGACGAGCGAAATGCCGCTCTGAAGAAAGAGATCAAAGACGAACGCGATTACAAGCTGGAAGTCGACAACAAGTTGGCTGAAATGGTCGAGCAGTTCAACGAACTGATGGACCAACAGCGATGGCAAGAAGCGGAAGTGCTCGCTCGCCAGGCCCGCGAAATGGATCCGGAAAACCCGGTCGTCCAAACGCTGATCTGGAAATCGAAGTTCGCTCGCCGCACCTATCAGAACCTTGCGTTGCAGGACCAGAAGGAAGAAGCCGTCTGGGCAACGCTGCAAGATGTCGAAAACTCGGCCATCCCGTTCAACGACTCGAACCCAATCCGGTTCGGTGACGCCAAAGAATGGGCTGACATGACCGAACGTCGTCGTCGCTGGTTGGCAGAGAACTCGCAGATCTCGGAAGACGAAGTCGAGATTCGCAAGGCTCTCAAGACCAAAGTCGACGTCAAGTTCAACAAGCAGTCGCTGCAAAGCGTCATGGAAACCCTCGGCAGCATGGTCGGTATCAACGTGATGCTTGATCCACGCGGCCTGCAGGCAGAAGGGGTGACTTACGACACCGAAATCACCATTAACATGCAGCAAGCGGTTCGCTTGGACAGTGCTTTGAATCACATTCTGCAGCCACTGCGGCTCAGCTATGTGATTCGCGACGAAGCCCTGGTCATCACCAGCGAATCGTTCCGCAGCCGCAACGTTTACCAGAAGGTTTACAACGTCGCTGACTTGGTGCTGCCGATTCCGAACTTTGTTCCGAGCTACAACATGGGTTTGCCAGGTGCCATTAAGGCTGCCTACGAAAGCCAAGGTCTTGCCGGTTCGCCAGCAGGTACCATGGGCGGAACCAACCCGATGTCGCTGTTCGCTCAAGGGGAAGACCTCAGCAGCTCGAGTGCTTTGGCTCAGGTTCCTAACGGATTCATCCCTGGCTTGTCCGGCGGTGGTCCTCCTGTCAGCGGTCAAGCTCAAGGCAACATGGGCTTCGGTCCTGGTGGCGGTGTCGGCGGAGCCGGTGGCTTCGGTGGTGGCGTTCAGCCTGACTTCGACTCGCTGATCGAACTGATCACAACGACGGTGGAACCAGAATCGTGGGAAGAACTGGGGGGTCCTGGTTCGGTCGCTCCATTCGCTACGAACCTTAGCCTGGTTGTCAGCCAGACTCAGGAAGTGCACGACCGACTCGCCGACCTCTTGGCTCAGCTGCGACGTCTGCAAGACCTTCAGGTCACCATCGAAGTTCGCTTCATCACGCTGACCGACAACTTCTTCGAGCGTATCGGTGTCGACTTCGACTTCGAGCTCAACGATAACTCGGACGGCCCAAGCCCAACCGGTAGCCCTAGTGTGACGGTCGGTTTGAACGAGTACGATCCTGTGAACGGCCCTGTGTTCACGGAAGACTTGGACCTTCAGTTCACACAGCAGATGTTTGCTAACACGGTTCCTGCGGTCGGTGGTCTTATCCAACCGGCAGGTGCTCAGTTTGGCTTCGCCATGCTGTCGGACATCGAAGCTTACTTCGTGATGCAGGCCGCCCAGGGTGACTTGCGATCGAACGTGATGCAAGCTCCTAAGGTTACGCTGTTCAACGGTCAAACGGCATTCGTGTCGGATACCACGCAAACCCCGTTCGTCACGAGCGTGGTCCCTGTCGTGGGTGACTTTGCCGCCGCACAGCAGCCGGTCATTGTGGTTCTCAACGAAGGTACTTCGCTCAGCGTTCAAGCGGTTGTCTCGCCAGACCGTCGCTTTGTCCGCCTGACGCTGGTACCATTCTTCAGCCGTATCGGAAACGTCGAAGAGTTCACCTTTGAAGGAACGACCAGCAGTCGTACCGACTCGACGGTGACCGATCCTGACGCTCCGGATGGCGGTTCGACCGAAGATGAAGAGGAAGAAACCACTTCCGGTACCACGATTCAGCTGCCGCAGTTCTCCTTCGTGACAGTGAGCACGACGGTGAGTGTGCCGGACGGCGGTACGGTGCTCTTGGGTGGTATTAAGCGTCTGAGCGAAGAACGTCGCGAACGCGGTATTCCGGTCTTCAGTAAGCTGCCGTACATCAACCGACTGTTCCGTAATGTGGGTATCGGCCGCGAAACCCAAAGCCTCATGATGATGGTGACTCCTCGAATCATCATCCAAGAGGAAGAAGAAGCCAAACTCGGCTTCACCAACTAA
- a CDS encoding AI-2E family transporter, with translation MSRFDVIETDIRRQTICLAIGVGVLALWTLYWLQSVLIPFVMAIFIVSGLTPVLSGIQDRLSTTRLVAVLIASMIGFALVFVLWSIIWVSVAQLREDGKKYVEGAKAWQAWIPEFVMKPELAMQSITSWSNSSTDTAQNGSEPDVEGAAVQEAGSLEQQTSQKDGFSEFIHNFSTAALQHMVGWTWYLLQTGTMVVIFLFFLLLGSSDATLPEDTWKEIDQKIREYILTKSLISFFTGLAFGFVLWLFGIPLAAVFALLAFLFNFIPNIGPIFACLLPLPLILLDPEMALWKMVLVISLSSAVQIISGNVIEPRMMGDSFDVHPIAILLALMFWSLVWGMIGMFLAVPMTAVMKILFAKFEMTKPLADLLAGRIDGLSMQSFNFSSGDSPDSASAEAQA, from the coding sequence ATGTCTCGATTTGATGTCATTGAAACAGACATACGGCGACAAACCATATGCCTGGCCATTGGGGTTGGGGTGCTTGCGTTGTGGACGCTTTACTGGCTGCAGTCCGTTTTGATTCCCTTCGTCATGGCGATCTTTATCGTCAGCGGACTGACCCCGGTCCTTTCCGGAATTCAAGATCGCCTTTCCACCACGCGGCTCGTTGCCGTGTTGATCGCTTCGATGATCGGCTTCGCCCTGGTCTTTGTGTTGTGGAGCATTATCTGGGTCTCCGTCGCACAGCTTCGTGAAGATGGAAAGAAGTATGTCGAAGGTGCCAAGGCCTGGCAGGCCTGGATACCTGAGTTTGTGATGAAGCCCGAGTTGGCCATGCAAAGCATCACGTCGTGGTCCAACAGTTCGACCGATACGGCCCAGAATGGTTCCGAGCCAGATGTCGAAGGAGCGGCGGTGCAAGAAGCGGGCAGCCTCGAACAACAAACGTCTCAAAAGGACGGGTTTTCGGAGTTTATCCACAACTTTTCGACAGCCGCACTTCAGCATATGGTTGGCTGGACGTGGTACTTGCTGCAGACAGGAACGATGGTCGTCATCTTTCTGTTCTTTTTGCTACTAGGAAGTTCCGATGCCACGTTGCCGGAGGATACCTGGAAAGAGATCGATCAGAAAATCCGCGAGTACATTTTGACGAAATCGTTGATCTCGTTTTTCACAGGCCTCGCGTTCGGGTTCGTACTTTGGCTGTTCGGAATTCCGTTGGCGGCCGTCTTTGCCCTGCTGGCGTTCCTGTTTAACTTCATTCCAAACATCGGACCGATTTTCGCTTGCTTGTTGCCGTTGCCGCTGATCTTGCTCGATCCGGAAATGGCACTTTGGAAAATGGTCCTGGTCATTTCGCTCTCTTCGGCCGTGCAGATCATCAGCGGCAACGTTATCGAACCACGCATGATGGGCGATTCGTTCGACGTTCACCCGATTGCGATTCTGTTGGCGTTGATGTTCTGGTCGCTTGTCTGGGGCATGATCGGCATGTTCCTGGCCGTTCCAATGACCGCGGTAATGAAGATCTTGTTTGCCAAGTTCGAGATGACCAAACCTTTGGCCGATCTCTTGGCCGGAAGAATCGACGGCCTGAGCATGCAGTCGTTCAACTTCAGCAGCGGCGATTCACCCGATTCCGCCTCGGCAGAAGCACAAGCTTAG
- a CDS encoding FHA domain-containing protein, with the protein MSNIYRAMRAYLTVQEGPAQGEIVTAEQGLMLRVGRQANADLTIADDRALSGLHFALLCDNSNCRIRDLNSRNGTFVNGIRVNLVELHDRDIIRAGNSEFQVRFDGEINTTVVDPLMYPEMQKLRQRDAANGATAMPFASAQPVDPRAIESTGDIGSNLEELARRLNADQEASSATTSETIDATRSDSVRIHRLNVTFEDASGKRHIWLSPGQTVIVGRNQMADVTVVGDGSISGIHFGLDCESKRCRLRDLQSQNGTRLNDLQVPYATIYTGDTFIAGQTTFHVSIDGGTDAPDATLRTWVFEDLVRRKFATFHAQAVGTDHHLVDSVGTEPIPIEFLRRLARHRDLGVVLNTDGIDAKPWQAAADHAFTDSDSNVQVLHIADVENVIAEIRDAWDKNHATFLFLKEGQQDALAKQPEAIAWYQEQTPATAANGLKVTDWVHWLCDYSDQITKRLPEIEAILISHPDPKRWRILCETNFISQLNRLGYLPSKPSVPDDAAN; encoded by the coding sequence TTGAGTAATATCTATCGAGCCATGCGTGCCTATCTGACCGTTCAGGAAGGTCCTGCCCAAGGGGAAATTGTCACCGCCGAACAAGGCCTCATGCTGCGAGTCGGTCGTCAAGCGAATGCTGATTTGACGATTGCTGACGATCGCGCATTGTCAGGCCTGCACTTTGCCCTGCTTTGCGATAACTCGAATTGCCGCATTCGAGATCTGAACAGCCGAAACGGCACATTCGTCAACGGCATTCGAGTTAATCTGGTCGAACTTCACGATCGTGACATTATCCGGGCCGGAAACTCCGAGTTTCAGGTCCGCTTCGATGGCGAAATCAACACAACCGTTGTCGATCCGTTGATGTATCCCGAGATGCAAAAACTTCGCCAACGAGACGCAGCGAATGGTGCCACGGCAATGCCATTCGCTTCAGCTCAACCGGTTGACCCTCGGGCTATCGAATCGACGGGCGATATCGGCAGCAATCTCGAAGAACTCGCACGGCGACTTAACGCAGACCAAGAGGCATCGTCCGCGACAACAAGTGAAACGATCGACGCCACGCGTTCCGATTCAGTACGTATCCATCGTTTGAACGTGACGTTTGAAGACGCTTCCGGCAAACGCCACATTTGGTTGAGCCCTGGGCAGACAGTGATTGTCGGTCGAAATCAGATGGCTGACGTAACCGTCGTGGGTGATGGTTCGATTTCCGGTATCCACTTTGGACTCGATTGCGAAAGCAAACGCTGTCGCTTGCGTGACCTTCAAAGTCAGAACGGCACGCGATTGAATGACCTGCAAGTTCCCTACGCTACCATTTACACCGGCGACACATTTATTGCCGGCCAAACGACATTTCATGTTTCGATCGATGGTGGCACCGACGCGCCGGATGCGACACTTCGCACTTGGGTCTTCGAGGATCTCGTGCGTCGAAAATTTGCGACGTTTCATGCCCAAGCAGTCGGTACAGATCATCACCTGGTCGACTCTGTCGGTACCGAACCAATACCAATTGAATTCTTACGCCGTCTAGCTCGCCATCGCGATCTTGGCGTCGTGCTAAATACCGACGGCATAGACGCCAAACCATGGCAAGCCGCAGCGGACCACGCGTTTACTGACTCGGATTCAAATGTTCAGGTTTTGCACATCGCCGATGTCGAAAACGTGATCGCCGAGATCCGTGACGCGTGGGACAAAAACCACGCCACTTTTCTCTTTTTGAAAGAAGGTCAGCAAGACGCCCTCGCGAAACAGCCTGAGGCGATCGCCTGGTACCAGGAACAAACGCCGGCAACTGCCGCCAATGGTTTGAAAGTTACGGACTGGGTGCATTGGCTATGCGACTACAGCGATCAAATTACTAAGCGGCTGCCGGAGATCGAAGCGATTTTGATCTCTCACCCTGATCCCAAGCGATGGCGGATTCTGTGCGAAACCAATTTCATCAGCCAACTGAATCGTCTCGGCTATTTGCCATCGAAACCGTCCGTGCCGGACGATGCGGCAAATTAA
- a CDS encoding four helix bundle protein, with translation MGFAPCWPWKLTCRSKCSVFSVPFSVRGRKDELAYQSFEDLEVWKRSCKLAVEIYASLQACRDFALRDQMQKSAVSVASNIAEGSERGGKDFIRFLKIAQGSAAELRTQCYIAARVGVISHKDQTRFVSELKRFPVC, from the coding sequence ATGGGGTTTGCTCCGTGCTGGCCTTGGAAGTTGACGTGCCGATCGAAGTGTTCAGTTTTCAGTGTTCCGTTTTCAGTAAGAGGGAGGAAAGACGAATTGGCTTACCAGTCGTTTGAAGACCTTGAAGTTTGGAAACGATCCTGCAAACTAGCTGTCGAGATCTATGCGTCATTACAGGCCTGTCGCGACTTCGCACTCCGAGATCAAATGCAGAAGTCGGCTGTGTCCGTGGCCAGCAACATTGCCGAAGGTTCCGAACGGGGCGGGAAAGACTTCATCCGCTTCCTGAAGATCGCCCAAGGCTCGGCTGCTGAGTTGAGAACCCAATGTTACATTGCCGCACGTGTGGGGGTGATCTCTCACAAAGACCAAACAAGATTCGTGTCAGAGCTAAAACGATTTCCCGTATGCTAA